From the genome of Hymenobacter cellulosilyticus, one region includes:
- a CDS encoding urate hydroxylase PuuD, whose translation MTQVLLFSAFLLGLVLLLGATYALQRFAKVDKRGGKLGENGLTMQGFSYLLILLTVIYVLAVFYILIKGTPWEGHLMEWLNIVVRLMHITFGIAWIGASFYFVFLENALNRTDNVREELAGNLWAVHGGGFYYLEKYKLAPKEIPRDLHWFKYEAYFTWLSGFSLLFVVYYFNAGSMLIDPQVLDVAPLTGVAIGVGSFVVAWLIYDVLCKSPLVKKGTWFALLGFLVIVGFAFFYCQVFSARAAYIHFGAMLGTLMVGNVFFTIIPAQKAMVKAATLGQPLDPTLGKNALTRSLHNNYFTLPVLFVMVSNHFPSTFGHSQPWLILAAISLGVAGVKHWLNLREKKQATVWILPASVVFLLAVAFVSAPPKQAAAGGAAACTPNVSIAQVNAIVQNRCVRCHSSNPTDEVFKSAPNGVKYDTPEDIIRLQDKIMQRVVVTKTMPQNNKTNMTQEERDLIRCWIEQGAQNK comes from the coding sequence ATGACTCAAGTTTTACTTTTTTCTGCTTTCCTGCTGGGCCTCGTGCTGCTGCTGGGAGCCACGTACGCGCTGCAACGCTTCGCCAAAGTCGACAAAAGGGGTGGTAAGCTAGGGGAAAATGGCCTGACTATGCAAGGCTTCTCCTATCTTCTTATTCTGCTGACGGTTATTTACGTGTTGGCCGTCTTTTACATTCTCATCAAAGGCACGCCCTGGGAGGGGCATTTGATGGAGTGGCTCAACATTGTGGTGCGCCTGATGCACATCACCTTCGGCATTGCCTGGATTGGGGCCTCGTTCTACTTCGTGTTCCTGGAAAACGCCCTGAACCGCACCGACAACGTGCGCGAGGAGCTGGCCGGCAACCTCTGGGCCGTGCACGGCGGGGGCTTTTACTACTTGGAAAAGTATAAGCTGGCGCCCAAGGAAATCCCCCGCGACCTGCACTGGTTTAAGTACGAGGCCTATTTCACCTGGCTCTCGGGCTTCAGCCTGCTGTTTGTGGTGTATTACTTCAACGCCGGCTCCATGCTCATCGACCCGCAGGTGCTCGACGTGGCCCCGCTCACGGGCGTAGCCATCGGCGTGGGTTCCTTTGTGGTGGCCTGGCTGATATATGATGTGCTTTGCAAGTCGCCTCTGGTGAAGAAGGGGACGTGGTTTGCCTTGCTGGGCTTTCTGGTCATTGTTGGGTTTGCCTTCTTCTACTGCCAGGTGTTCAGCGCCCGGGCCGCCTACATTCACTTCGGGGCCATGCTGGGCACGCTCATGGTGGGCAACGTGTTCTTTACCATCATTCCGGCCCAGAAAGCCATGGTGAAAGCCGCCACGCTGGGGCAGCCTTTGGACCCTACGCTCGGCAAAAACGCCCTGACCCGCTCCCTGCACAACAACTACTTCACCCTGCCGGTGCTGTTTGTGATGGTCAGCAACCACTTTCCCAGCACCTTCGGACACTCCCAGCCCTGGCTAATTCTGGCCGCCATTTCTCTGGGTGTGGCGGGCGTGAAGCACTGGCTCAACCTGCGGGAAAAGAAGCAGGCCACCGTCTGGATTCTGCCCGCCTCTGTCGTGTTTTTGCTGGCCGTAGCCTTTGTTTCGGCCCCGCCCAAGCAGGCGGCGGCCGGTGGTGCGGCGGCCTGCACGCCCAACGTAAGCATAGCCCAGGTCAATGCTATTGTGCAAAACCGCTGCGTACGCTGCCACTCCTCCAACCCGACCGATGAGGTGTTTAAATCGGCGCCGAACGGGGTGAAATACGACACGCCGGAGGATATTATCCGGCTGCAGGACAAGATTATGCAGCGGGTGGTAGTGACCAAAACGATGCCCCAGAACAACAAAACCAACATGACCCAGGAGGAGCGCGACCTTATCCGGTGCTGGATTGAGCAGGGCGCCCAGAACAAGTAG
- a CDS encoding GTP-binding protein has translation MAFVDKLALLLHGHTHEAYESPGDFAQRETRRLPSYRNFRQRAFTVGIGGPVGTGKTALLKALCERMRHEHELGVVTNDIFTREDADFLIRNSALSEDRIVGVETGGCPHAAIREDISLNMDALEGLMTRFENKLEFLFVESGGDNLAAHFSRELVDYSIYVIDVSGGDKIPVRAARHHPVRSAHYQ, from the coding sequence ATGGCCTTTGTCGATAAGCTCGCCCTGCTCCTCCACGGGCACACCCACGAAGCCTACGAGTCGCCGGGCGACTTTGCCCAGCGCGAAACCCGCCGCCTGCCTTCCTACCGCAACTTTCGCCAGCGGGCCTTCACCGTGGGCATCGGCGGACCGGTAGGCACCGGCAAAACTGCCCTGCTCAAAGCCCTGTGCGAACGAATGCGCCACGAGCACGAGCTGGGCGTGGTTACCAACGACATTTTCACCCGCGAAGACGCCGACTTCTTGATTCGAAACAGTGCCCTGAGCGAAGACCGGATTGTGGGCGTCGAAACCGGGGGCTGCCCCCACGCCGCCATCCGGGAGGATATTTCCCTGAACATGGACGCCCTCGAAGGCCTTATGACCCGCTTCGAGAACAAGCTGGAGTTTCTGTTTGTGGAAAGCGGCGGCGACAACCTGGCCGCCCACTTCAGCCGGGAGCTGGTCGACTATTCCATCTACGTCATCGACGTGTCGGGCGGCGACAAAATCCCCGTAAGGGCGGCCCGGCATCACCCAGTCCGATCTGCTCATTATCAATAA
- a CDS encoding urease accessory protein UreD, giving the protein MNDWSTVEVAQVRGQSRLITCHNLQPLKLLNPKSPTPACHVVLSSYGGGMVAGDAIRLRVHVEEGARLFVSTQANTKIFKSTDGAVAEQHITGRVAENALAVVFPDPVVLQAACRYRQVQQWQLHPTATLLLVDWFHSGRMDQGEQFAFTSLHSELRVRRDEKLVLLDRLSFEPEQHIAASPANFAGYQTFFSLYLVGSPESTLFQRLAARLEQQKMPGSTGPHFQISSQACLVAVSRAKDDVYILRAAAHSREALQPLCEQILQELASEEVLGYNPLLRKY; this is encoded by the coding sequence ATGAACGACTGGAGCACCGTGGAGGTAGCGCAGGTGCGGGGCCAGAGCCGGCTCATCACCTGCCACAACCTGCAGCCCCTGAAGCTGCTGAACCCGAAGTCGCCGACCCCGGCCTGCCACGTGGTGCTGAGCAGCTACGGCGGCGGCATGGTGGCCGGCGACGCTATCCGGCTGCGCGTCCATGTGGAAGAGGGCGCCCGGCTGTTTGTCAGCACCCAGGCCAATACCAAGATTTTTAAGTCGACCGATGGGGCGGTGGCCGAGCAGCACATTACCGGCCGGGTGGCCGAAAATGCTTTGGCCGTGGTGTTTCCCGACCCGGTGGTGCTACAGGCCGCCTGCCGCTACCGACAGGTACAGCAGTGGCAGCTTCATCCCACGGCCACGCTGCTGCTAGTCGACTGGTTTCATTCGGGCCGCATGGACCAGGGCGAGCAGTTTGCCTTTACCAGCCTGCACTCCGAGCTGCGGGTGCGGCGAGATGAAAAGCTGGTGCTGCTCGACCGGCTCAGCTTTGAGCCCGAACAGCACATTGCGGCCTCGCCCGCCAACTTCGCCGGCTACCAGACCTTTTTCTCGCTCTACCTGGTTGGCAGCCCGGAAAGCACGCTTTTCCAGCGCCTGGCCGCCCGCCTGGAGCAGCAGAAGATGCCCGGAAGCACTGGGCCCCACTTCCAAATCAGCAGCCAGGCGTGCCTAGTGGCCGTGAGCCGGGCGAAGGATGACGTCTACATTCTGCGCGCCGCTGCTCACAGTCGGGAGGCGTTGCAGCCCTTGTGTGAGCAGATTTTGCAGGAGCTGGCCTCAGAGGAAGTGCTGGGCTACAACCCGTTGTTGCGCAAGTATTAG